Proteins from one Cryptomeria japonica chromosome 4, Sugi_1.0, whole genome shotgun sequence genomic window:
- the LOC131875227 gene encoding uncharacterized protein LOC131875227: MIFILDDNTEDNVNNIVDNIDLLDADVQMFEQHEQQEEQVEKKTKKRSSDEPLMDTHHTDNQIPLVSVNFDDNQKENIVENTDEEVLMNEHNVETQPPPVKDTIEEEKTKEDKTKKEKTKKEVVEKKESKEKKIIDDDDDDLEKREDAKKELEILNVTFRPLNASAILFGRSIADLHHKLEMYKHEQVKSARPLKEL, from the exons atgatattTATTCTTGATGATAACACCGAAGATAATgttaataatattgttgataatatAGATTTACTAGATGCTGATGTTCAAATGTTTGAACAACATGAGCAACAAGAGGAACAAGTGGAGAAGAAAACTAAAAAAAGGAGCTCTGATGAGCCACTGATGGACACACATCATACTGATAATCAAATTCCATTGGTAAGTGTAAATTTTGATGACAATCAAAAGGAAAATATTGTTGAAAATACTGATGAAGAAGTACTGATGAATGAACACAATGTGGAGACACAACCACCACCGGTCAAGGATACCATAGAggaagagaagacaaaagaagataagaccaagaaggagaaaactaagAAAGAAGTGGTAGAGAAAAAGGAgtcaaaggagaagaaaataattgatgatgatgatgatgactta gagaaaagggaagatgctAAGAAAGAACTTGAAATCTTGAATGTGACATTTAGGCCACTAAATGCCTCAGCTATTCTTTTTGGTAGATCAATTGCAGACTTACATCACAAACTTGAGATGTATAAACATGAGCAGGTAAAATCGGCTAGGCCATTGAAGGAGCTCTAG